A region from the Tachyglossus aculeatus isolate mTacAcu1 chromosome X2, mTacAcu1.pri, whole genome shotgun sequence genome encodes:
- the CX2H19orf71 gene encoding uncharacterized protein C19orf71 homolog — MEWLKGEVNQPYIPKSILELECPTPQYSDEYLTLAGPQSAPIFKQMQCWKCVPRDCEAAGKLVPWRLAPMECNITEELGYPGLSNSDHCRGWYNLLHPIRRDAYTRWSHSYAQREKMLPRDFAQHLREPATWYDPIVPAPQYRASSPRWGTFFWQDKHISHKEFVANRIGLEVMKPEDPNFVPFRPTRLPSVYKAQDFCFWSPCTKQYSVFSDMHTPKQ, encoded by the exons ATGGAGTGGCTAAAAGGAGAAGTTAATCAGCCTTACATCCCAAAGAGCATTCTGGAACTAGAATGCCCTACTCCCCAATACAG TGATGAGTACCTGACTCTGGCCGGGCCCCAGTCAGCACCTATCTTCAAGCAGATGCAATGCTGGAAGTGTGTCCCCAGGGACTGTGAGGCCGCCGGCAAGCTTGTACCGTGGAGGTTGGCCCCCATGGAATGTAACATTACGGAAGAGCTCGGGTATCCAGGCCTGTCCAACAGTGACCACTGCAGAGGGTGGTACAACCTCCTTCACCCGATCAGGCGTGATGCCTATACCCGCTGGAGCCATTCCTATGCCCAGAGGGAAAAGATGCTGCCCCGCG ACTTTGCCCAGCACCTGCGGGAGCCCGCCACCTGGTATGACCCTATTGTTCCTGCTCCTCAATATAGAGCATCCAGCCCCCGCTGGGGGACTTTCTTCTGGCAGGATAAACACATCTCTCACAAGGAATTCG TTGCCAACAGGATCGGGCTTGAAGTGATGAAGCCAGAGGATCCAAACTTCGTCCCCTTCCGGCCCACGCGCCTTCCCTCTGTCTATAAGGCCCAGGACTTCTGCTTCTGGAGCCCGTGCACCAAGCAGTACTCCGTCTTCTCGGATATGCACACCCCTAAACAATAA